One window from the genome of Ovis canadensis isolate MfBH-ARS-UI-01 breed Bighorn chromosome 21, ARS-UI_OviCan_v2, whole genome shotgun sequence encodes:
- the BATF2 gene encoding basic leucine zipper transcriptional factor ATF-like 2 isoform X2, with protein sequence MHLCGGDGPLTRTDAEEHQRQLRKKEKNRAAAQRSRQKHTSKADALHQHESLEKQNHALQKEIQALQAELAWWTQALHVHERLCPLDCASCLAPGAAGCWGQAEQPPGSAPHGQRGCQEQLGLFRTPASSPSAPQPSPDPQPRGSLGLLLSPLPSLSLGPAAVTASPARQSPSPAQSASPAGSGLLRPSSKLNTLLPSPTAQPAPLEFLRLEHPTRGKPGSTPHSPSAAPGLGSLQGREHKPASSAADWQGLDVDPSPHPLLDFPLLSSAQVHF encoded by the exons ATGCACCTCTGCGGGGGCGACGGGCCTCTGACCAGGACG GATGCTGAGGAGCATCAGAGGCAgctgaggaagaaagagaagaaccgGGCAGCCGCCCAGAGAAGCCGGCAGAAGCACACGAGCAAGGCGGATGCCCTGCACCAG CATGAGTCACTTGAGAAGCAGAACCACGCCCTGCAGAAGGAGATCCAGGCCCTTCAGGCTGAGCTGGCCTGGTGGACTCAGGCCCTGCACGTGCATGAGCGCCTGTGCCCTCTGGACTGTGCCTCCTGCTTGGCTCCGGGGGCCGCTGGCTGCTGGGGCCAGGCcgagcagcccccaggctccgcGCCCCACGGACAACGTGGCTGCCAGGAGCAGCTGGGCCTGTTCCGGACCCCAGCCTCTTCTCCCTCGGCTCCGCAACCCTCTCCAGACCCGCAGCCTCGTGGGTCCCTCGGCCTCCTCCTGTCCCCTCTGCCCTCCCTGTCCCTTGGTCCCGCTGCAGtcactgcatctcctgcacgacaatcacccagccctgcccagtcCGCCTCCCCTGCTGGCTCTGGCCTGCTGAGACCTTCCTCCAAGCTCAACACCCTCCTGCCCAGCCCCACAGCCCAACCTGCCCCTCTAGAGTTCCTCAGGCTGGAGCACCCCACCAGGGGGAAGCCAGGGTCCACACCCCACAGCCCCTCAGCTGCTCCGGGGCTGGGGTCTCTGCAGGGCAGGGAGCATAAGCCAGCTTCCTCAGCAGCAGATTGGCAAGGGCTGGATGTGgatcccagcccccaccccctcctggaCTTCCCTCTGCTCTCTTCTGCTCAAGTCCACTTCTAA
- the BATF2 gene encoding basic leucine zipper transcriptional factor ATF-like 2 isoform X1, producing the protein MHLCGGDGPLTRTDAEEHQRQLRKKEKNRAAAQRSRQKHTSKADALHQQHESLEKQNHALQKEIQALQAELAWWTQALHVHERLCPLDCASCLAPGAAGCWGQAEQPPGSAPHGQRGCQEQLGLFRTPASSPSAPQPSPDPQPRGSLGLLLSPLPSLSLGPAAVTASPARQSPSPAQSASPAGSGLLRPSSKLNTLLPSPTAQPAPLEFLRLEHPTRGKPGSTPHSPSAAPGLGSLQGREHKPASSAADWQGLDVDPSPHPLLDFPLLSSAQVHF; encoded by the exons ATGCACCTCTGCGGGGGCGACGGGCCTCTGACCAGGACG GATGCTGAGGAGCATCAGAGGCAgctgaggaagaaagagaagaaccgGGCAGCCGCCCAGAGAAGCCGGCAGAAGCACACGAGCAAGGCGGATGCCCTGCACCAG CAGCATGAGTCACTTGAGAAGCAGAACCACGCCCTGCAGAAGGAGATCCAGGCCCTTCAGGCTGAGCTGGCCTGGTGGACTCAGGCCCTGCACGTGCATGAGCGCCTGTGCCCTCTGGACTGTGCCTCCTGCTTGGCTCCGGGGGCCGCTGGCTGCTGGGGCCAGGCcgagcagcccccaggctccgcGCCCCACGGACAACGTGGCTGCCAGGAGCAGCTGGGCCTGTTCCGGACCCCAGCCTCTTCTCCCTCGGCTCCGCAACCCTCTCCAGACCCGCAGCCTCGTGGGTCCCTCGGCCTCCTCCTGTCCCCTCTGCCCTCCCTGTCCCTTGGTCCCGCTGCAGtcactgcatctcctgcacgacaatcacccagccctgcccagtcCGCCTCCCCTGCTGGCTCTGGCCTGCTGAGACCTTCCTCCAAGCTCAACACCCTCCTGCCCAGCCCCACAGCCCAACCTGCCCCTCTAGAGTTCCTCAGGCTGGAGCACCCCACCAGGGGGAAGCCAGGGTCCACACCCCACAGCCCCTCAGCTGCTCCGGGGCTGGGGTCTCTGCAGGGCAGGGAGCATAAGCCAGCTTCCTCAGCAGCAGATTGGCAAGGGCTGGATGTGgatcccagcccccaccccctcctggaCTTCCCTCTGCTCTCTTCTGCTCAAGTCCACTTCTAA
- the BATF2 gene encoding basic leucine zipper transcriptional factor ATF-like 2 isoform X3, whose amino-acid sequence MHLCGGDGPLTRTQHESLEKQNHALQKEIQALQAELAWWTQALHVHERLCPLDCASCLAPGAAGCWGQAEQPPGSAPHGQRGCQEQLGLFRTPASSPSAPQPSPDPQPRGSLGLLLSPLPSLSLGPAAVTASPARQSPSPAQSASPAGSGLLRPSSKLNTLLPSPTAQPAPLEFLRLEHPTRGKPGSTPHSPSAAPGLGSLQGREHKPASSAADWQGLDVDPSPHPLLDFPLLSSAQVHF is encoded by the exons ATGCACCTCTGCGGGGGCGACGGGCCTCTGACCAGGACG CAGCATGAGTCACTTGAGAAGCAGAACCACGCCCTGCAGAAGGAGATCCAGGCCCTTCAGGCTGAGCTGGCCTGGTGGACTCAGGCCCTGCACGTGCATGAGCGCCTGTGCCCTCTGGACTGTGCCTCCTGCTTGGCTCCGGGGGCCGCTGGCTGCTGGGGCCAGGCcgagcagcccccaggctccgcGCCCCACGGACAACGTGGCTGCCAGGAGCAGCTGGGCCTGTTCCGGACCCCAGCCTCTTCTCCCTCGGCTCCGCAACCCTCTCCAGACCCGCAGCCTCGTGGGTCCCTCGGCCTCCTCCTGTCCCCTCTGCCCTCCCTGTCCCTTGGTCCCGCTGCAGtcactgcatctcctgcacgacaatcacccagccctgcccagtcCGCCTCCCCTGCTGGCTCTGGCCTGCTGAGACCTTCCTCCAAGCTCAACACCCTCCTGCCCAGCCCCACAGCCCAACCTGCCCCTCTAGAGTTCCTCAGGCTGGAGCACCCCACCAGGGGGAAGCCAGGGTCCACACCCCACAGCCCCTCAGCTGCTCCGGGGCTGGGGTCTCTGCAGGGCAGGGAGCATAAGCCAGCTTCCTCAGCAGCAGATTGGCAAGGGCTGGATGTGgatcccagcccccaccccctcctggaCTTCCCTCTGCTCTCTTCTGCTCAAGTCCACTTCTAA